One genomic window of Cydia pomonella isolate Wapato2018A chromosome 6, ilCydPomo1, whole genome shotgun sequence includes the following:
- the LOC133518821 gene encoding E3 ubiquitin-protein ligase CCNB1IP1-like yields the protein MTIDMVCNFRKCRKSLTNQAWVTTCSHAFCIEHGKSEFKRNIENSLTCPACGNELRDKFDVIQADLRPSETFKSIVLAGMRPDTIMDIAMRAMSFWSYQVEQEALYQESMANHMREKLKCLEEINTLNVQKLKAELETCKRKISSLQTEFHKKNKQAEELKANIEDKNRKIQKLTYQLDAKKRKDIRLDNFESSNNHEQCMDISDLVVNRAASASDAFVFRPAKDSDDSHRICTPKTPMFDFRNRERKKPQSHFTFRPLPP from the coding sequence ATGACGATCGACATGGTATGTAATTTTCGAAAATGCCGAaaatcattaacaaatcaagcgtGGGTGACAACCTGTTCGCATGCATTTTGTATTGAGCATGGAAAAAGCGAATTCAAGAGAAACATTGAAAATTCCTTAACTTGTCCGGCTTGCGGCAATGAGTTGCGGGACAAATTTGATGTTATTCAAGCGGATCTACGTCCTTCAGAGACTTTTAAGTCAATCGTCTTAGCAGGTATGCGACCAGATACTATCATGGATATAGCTATGAGAGCAATGTCATTTTGGTCATATCAAGTTGAACAGGAAGCCCTGTACCAAGAAAGCATGGCAAATCATATGCGAGAAAAACTCAAATGCTTGGAAGAAATCAATACGCTAAATGTGCAAAAATTAAAGGCCGAATTGGAAACATGCAAACGAAAGATATCATCGCTACAAACAGAATTCCATAAGAAGAACAAACAGGCAGAGGAGCTGAAAGCTAATATAGAGGACAAAAACCGTAAAATCCAGAAATTAACTTATCAATTGGATGCCAAGAAGAGGAAAGACATACGGCTCGATAATTTCGAAAGTAGTAACAATCATGAGCAATGCATGGATATTTCAGATTTAGTGGTTAACAGAGCAGCGTCGGCTTCGGATGCGTTCGTGTTTCGACCGGCGAAGGACTCTGACGATTCCCATCGTATATGCACTCCAAAGACACCCATGTTTGACTTTCGTAACCGCGAACGCAAGAAACCTCAATCTCATTTTACTTTCAGACCGTTACCTCCATAG